A single window of Gossypium arboreum isolate Shixiya-1 chromosome 13, ASM2569848v2, whole genome shotgun sequence DNA harbors:
- the LOC108461479 gene encoding PITH domain-containing protein At3g04780, with translation MSAAESATAIHRNQVDLLDFIDWSGVECLNQSSSHPLPNALKQGYREDEGLNLESDADEQLLIYIPFTQVIKLHSIVVMGSEEDGPKTVKLFANREHMGFSNVSDFPPSDTAVLSQDNLKGKPVVVKYVKFQNVRSLTIFIEDNQSGSEITKVQKIALYGSTVETTDMKGLKKIEDH, from the exons ATGTCGGCTGCTGAATCAGCTACTGCAATTCACAGAAACCAA GTTGATCTCTTGGATTTTATTGATTGGTCTGGAGTTGAATGCCTTAATCAAAGCTCCAGTCACCCTTTGCCCAATGCTCTCAAACAG GGTTATAGAGAAGATGAAGGCTTGAACCTAGAGAGCGATGCTGATGAGCAACTTCTGATTTATATCCCTTTCACTCAAGTTATTAAACTACATTCCATTGTTGTCATGGGATCTGAAGAGGATG GTCCAAAGACAGTGAAACTTTTTGCAAACAGGGAGCATATGGGGTTTAG TAATGTGAGTGACTTCCCTCCAAGTGACACTGCTGTTTTATCCCAGGATAATCTAAAG GGAAAACCTGTAGTCGTGAAGTATGTCAAGTTTCAGAATGTCCGTAG CTTGACAATATTTATTGAAGACAATCAGTCAGGTTCAGAAATTACAAAGGTTCAGAAGATTGCTTTGTATGGATCAAC GGTGGAAACGACGGACATGAAGGGGTTGAAGAAGATTGAGGATCATTAA